The genomic window CTGCTGGAGAACATTCTGGTTGTTGCTGCTATAGTTAAAAACAAGAACCTTCACTCGCCCATGTACTTTTTCATCTGTAGCCTCGCTGTTGCTGACATGCTCGTCAGTGTCTCCAACGCCTCTGAGACTATCGTTATAGCACTCATCAACGGAGGCAACCTGGCCATCCCTGCCACGTTGATCAAAAGCATGGACAATGTGTTTGACTCTATGATCTGTAGCTCTTTGTTGGCATCTATCTGCAGCTTGCTGGCCATCGCCGTTGATCGCTACATCACCATCTTCTACGCTCTGCGATACCACAACATCGTCACCCTGCGAAGAGCGATGCTGGTCATCAGCAGCATCTGGACGTGCTGCACCGTTTCCGGCATCTTGTTCATCATTTACTCAGAGAGCACCACAGTGCTCATCTGCCTCATCACCATGTTTTTCACCATGCTGGTGCTCATGGCGTCACTGTACGTCCACATGTTCCTGCTGGCGCGTTTGCACATGAAGCGGATCGCGGCGCTGCCAGGCAACGCGCCCATCCACCAGCGGGCCAATATGAAGGGCgccatcaccctcaccatccTCCTCGGGGTGTTTGTGGTATGCTGGGCGCCCTTCTTCCTCCACCTCATCCTCATGATCACCT from Epinephelus lanceolatus isolate andai-2023 chromosome 20, ASM4190304v1, whole genome shotgun sequence includes these protein-coding regions:
- the mc4r gene encoding melanocortin receptor 4 — its product is MNTTENHGLIQGYHNRNQTSGTLPLNKDLPAEEKDSSAGCYEQLLISTEVFLTLGILSLLENILVVAAIVKNKNLHSPMYFFICSLAVADMLVSVSNASETIVIALINGGNLAIPATLIKSMDNVFDSMICSSLLASICSLLAIAVDRYITIFYALRYHNIVTLRRAMLVISSIWTCCTVSGILFIIYSESTTVLICLITMFFTMLVLMASLYVHMFLLARLHMKRIAALPGNAPIHQRANMKGAITLTILLGVFVVCWAPFFLHLILMITCPRNPYCTCFMSHFNMYLILIMCNSVIDPIIYAFRSQEMRKTFKEIFCCSHALLCV